Within the Fervidobacterium gondwanense DSM 13020 genome, the region GTATAGAATAACAAAAAGAACAGGAAAATAGCCGAACGAAAAATTCGGGAAGAGGCTGTAAAACGTCGAATAAGAATTCACAACGGAAAACATAAGTGAGTGGAACATTATAGCCAACCACTTCATATTTCTCCCCCCAACTTCTACCTAATTGATATTTTACCACTTTGTGGAATGAATTGTGATAGAATACTAATGTAAATCACTATAAAGTAGAAGGTGAAAATATGAACTTTAATCCAGAAGTAGAGAGTAAAAAAATAGAGCGCTTTATAAATGAACTTATTGAGAAACACGGATACAGAGGGGCTGTGATAGGTGTCAGCGGTGGTATTGATTCAGCTGTCGTACTCGCTCTGTTAGTAAATGCTGTTGGAAAAGCTAAGATAAAAGCATTTATCTTACCAGAAAGAGATAGTTCAAGGCAAAGCATAGAAGATGCGAAGCTGGTCTGCCAACATTTTGGTGTTGAATACAGAGTAGAAAGTATTACAAAAGCTTTATCAGGTTTAGGTACTTATAAACTATTCCCACCCGCGCTGTTCATACCCGAAAAACTTAAAATAGTCTACGCAAAAAATAGGTGGAACAGATATGATGACCCATACGCCATGGATTTGCAAAATTCAGGTGATGAGCTCTTCTTGAAAGGCATAGCATACTACAGATCCAAACATAGGATAAGGATGTGTAAGTTATATTTCGAAGCGGAAAAACTCAACTACTGCGTCGTTGGAACGACGAACAAGACTGAACTGAAACTTGGACTTTACGTAAAATGGGGCGACGACTCTGTCGATATCGAACCTATTAAACACCTTTATAAGACACAAGTTTTTGAGCTTGCAAGGTATCTAAATGTACCCGAGAAGATTATAAAAAAACCACCGACGCCAGATCTTGTCCCCGGTTTGACCGATGAAGAGGCATTTGGAATGACTTATCAAGAGATTGACAGCATATTGATGGGACTTGAAAAAGAACATGATTTGCTTGAAAAGAACATCAATGACGAGAAATATAAGAGAATAATGAGACTGATAGAACTTGCAAAGTACAGGGAGATTAAATCTTTGGGTATTGAGGACGCGAAAGATGAACGATAAGAGTCAGAATTCGTTTGACTCAAATGTAGGTTTCATATGCGATCTAACAGTTGTTAAGCTCGGCAAGAAACTCAGAATCTTAGGATACGACGTTGAAATAGTGAAAAGCTCAAATATGGCCACGATAGAAAATGTCGTCAAGACAAAAAACATAAAAAAATTACTAATTACTAAATCTCGCGAATTGGCAAGGAAGCTATCAGGCATATTAGTATTAAGCAACAATGTCAGTGAACAAATTGAAGAAGTTCTGTCAAAGATTCAAAGCACAGCGCGAGGAAATCCAAGATGTAGTGAATGCAATGCAGAATTGATAGAATGTTCAAAGGAAGATATCGTCGGAAAAGTTCCTACGTACATATTTGAAAGTTTCGAGCGTTTTAAACATTGCCCAAAATGTGGCAAAATATTTTGGGAGGGGTCTCATTTCAAATTCAGAGGGGTTTGGAACTTAGCCAACACGAAAGACTTTAAACTTCGAAGGGGTGAATCAAAATGATAGGAAGTAAAATATGCAAAGCGCTTACCGATATATTTGAAAAAAGCAAATTATCAGAATCAGCACAAAAAGTTGCCGAAGAAATCGCATCTTTTGTTGGAGTCGATAAAATTTCGATCGCTTTTTACGAAAAAAGCAAATCAGCATACCGTGTACTTTTAAGCAACTTCTTGCCAGTTCAGTCAAAAATCCATTCAAGTATCATAGACAGACGCGATAGTTTGTCGAAGATAAGACTTGATGGTGAATTATCTGAATACGGAGAAGCTTACATATCACAGCTGGTCTACGGTGAGTATGGCGATAGTGCTCCTATTGGAATTGTACTCACACCAAGGCTTCCTTCAAAAATCACTAATTATCGCGAGATTTCAGACTTCTTGGCATTTGCCCTGTGGTTTATTCCAACATACGAACAATCAAAGAATTACTTAAGCAAATACAGATCCCTTTGGATGCTAACAACACTCTTCGAAAGCGCAAAATCCACCTCAGAAATAATTGAAACTTTTCTGAAAGTAATGGCAGACATACTGGAAGCAGAAATATCAGCAACTTTGAGAATCAAAGACAAAGTCGAAGTGCAAGTGTATGACCAAAATTCTGGTTCGTTCGATACTTTCAAATTCGAAATGTCAGAGATGCCAAACGAAACTTTGAGATACTTCAAAGGCACAGAAAAGGTTCTTTATAAACCAGTTGGATTAAATGCGGTACTCAAGGCGAATGTTCTATCCGCAGTTATTGTACCGGGTGACATCAATTCAGAAGAATGGTACATTTTTGCAAACAAGAAGGCAAAAGATACATATTTGGAATCAAAGTCATTTGATTCTATGGATTTGGACTTAGCAAGGGATTCGGTAAGAAGATCCATTCTTGCAAGGGGAAGAGTTGAGTTTGAAAAACGTCTGAGAGAAGAGATTGTAAAACTAAAGGAATTGCAGGAGAACCATGAAAAGCTTATAGAAGAACAGAAAGAGCAGATAAGAAAAATGAACGCCGTGCATTACATAAGCCAGGCTATGCGAACTATGTACAGCGTAAGAAATGTCTACAAGACGTTGCTGTTGGGGCTTACTTCCGGCAGGTTGCTGGGATACAACCGAGCTTTATTACTCGTATACGATGAAAAACGGGACACACTAATTGGAAAAATGTGGTTCGGACCAGACAGTGAAAACGTGGAGGAAGATTGGAAAAAAGCCAATCAAAGAGCAATGAGATATGCAGATGTTGTTCAGTACCTAAGGGAAGAAGCTATGACGATTGAAATAAACAATAGACTAACAGAGCAAATCGAAAACAGAATATTTCCATATAAGGCGCATCCGATACTTGAAAAGTGTGTACTGAGAAAGAAGATATTTGTTGGAACCGAAAGATTGATCGACTCTATGGGAGTAGATGTTGCGGACATCGTTAATCTGCTCGGCACAAAAGAATTTGCTGTAATACCACTTGTAGGACGAGAAGGCACATTTGGAGTAGTGATAGTGGATAATTTCTACACAAAAAAAC harbors:
- a CDS encoding Mut7-C RNAse domain-containing protein, with product MNDKSQNSFDSNVGFICDLTVVKLGKKLRILGYDVEIVKSSNMATIENVVKTKNIKKLLITKSRELARKLSGILVLSNNVSEQIEEVLSKIQSTARGNPRCSECNAELIECSKEDIVGKVPTYIFESFERFKHCPKCGKIFWEGSHFKFRGVWNLANTKDFKLRRGESK
- the nadE gene encoding NAD(+) synthase, which produces MNFNPEVESKKIERFINELIEKHGYRGAVIGVSGGIDSAVVLALLVNAVGKAKIKAFILPERDSSRQSIEDAKLVCQHFGVEYRVESITKALSGLGTYKLFPPALFIPEKLKIVYAKNRWNRYDDPYAMDLQNSGDELFLKGIAYYRSKHRIRMCKLYFEAEKLNYCVVGTTNKTELKLGLYVKWGDDSVDIEPIKHLYKTQVFELARYLNVPEKIIKKPPTPDLVPGLTDEEAFGMTYQEIDSILMGLEKEHDLLEKNINDEKYKRIMRLIELAKYREIKSLGIEDAKDER
- a CDS encoding sensor histidine kinase, producing MIGSKICKALTDIFEKSKLSESAQKVAEEIASFVGVDKISIAFYEKSKSAYRVLLSNFLPVQSKIHSSIIDRRDSLSKIRLDGELSEYGEAYISQLVYGEYGDSAPIGIVLTPRLPSKITNYREISDFLAFALWFIPTYEQSKNYLSKYRSLWMLTTLFESAKSTSEIIETFLKVMADILEAEISATLRIKDKVEVQVYDQNSGSFDTFKFEMSEMPNETLRYFKGTEKVLYKPVGLNAVLKANVLSAVIVPGDINSEEWYIFANKKAKDTYLESKSFDSMDLDLARDSVRRSILARGRVEFEKRLREEIVKLKELQENHEKLIEEQKEQIRKMNAVHYISQAMRTMYSVRNVYKTLLLGLTSGRLLGYNRALLLVYDEKRDTLIGKMWFGPDSENVEEDWKKANQRAMRYADVVQYLREEAMTIEINNRLTEQIENRIFPYKAHPILEKCVLRKKIFVGTERLIDSMGVDVADIVNLLGTKEFAVIPLVGREGTFGVVIVDNFYTKKPIRESDIDILKIISDSAGLAIETALNYEELRNKTASLERQKSLIEYLREFSDSVLQNMSSAIIVLDREGKVNEWNKKAEIYFGRPKEQMTGIELRSLGPEFEDIQEMSFQSMRIKEEINLSNYLISLGGQERYYDIRITPFWDTERIMLRGVIITLDDVTDRVNLEKERKKQEKLAALGEMAARVAHELRNPISVLGGFIKRLQKNVDNPDARSRYVKIIEDEVLRLEQIVNEILDFSREPRSLEFRYFNINKLINDVYILLEEKIREKNILFTFNADSEEITVYAEYSRMKQVVINLLQNAIEATPNDGKILIETKIKLDKVLVSVWNEGKPIDKETADKLFTPFFTTKVYGTGLGLAICKKIVEDEHKGKIYHEATDNGNRFVVEIPKVEDTQVPEGNLNSQIDNN